The genomic segment GATTGATTGGGACTACAGCTTTGGGGGAGCTAgggtgagaaaacagaaaataattttataggcAGCATTTGGATTAAGGGCAGAATGTGTGCAGGCTTTGGGCTTGGGCATGGACTTGATTCTTCttccatttgattctttcttcattttgaaaaacagtagTTGAGGAAGCTAAGCTTGAAGTCAACTTTAAGAGGGAAGTGACCAGAGCCAGGCAAATAATCTGATGCCTTCTGTCTTATTCTTGGCTCCCACAGCTTTGTCTCTGGCCTCAGGACCCTGAGTCAGCCCATCCCCAGGTGGTATGTCCTGGTCCTCTTCCATGTGTACACCAGGGGATAACAGAATGAAGACAGGGAAAAGATGGAGGTTTTCCCTACTTGGGGTAGAGAATCACTGACCAGTTCCATTGGCCTCTACAATCATGAGGTCCATGCTGACTCCATGGAGAGGCATAGGGATAGCAGGATTGGTTTAGCAAACATAggtctctctccttcctgctccATCAAATCCCCAGAATTACTTTCCTACACATTAGATGCCTCTGCACAATTACCCTGGATTACCACAGCCAAGGGCTCTAGGTGGCCAGTTGGTGGCACAGAGACAGATCAGATGCTCCAGCACTCAAGGTTCATGAGATTCAAAACCGATTTTCTTCCACTCCAAACATATACTCTTTTCTCTTGGGCAGCTATAAATAGGGTTTTGCTagtagaggaaaaagaaacaaaaacaaaaaacaaacccagaaaacaaaaacccctCCGTCTAGACAACATAGAAAGACTCAAAATGATTGCACTTATTAGGTGTGGACAGGGTGGGCAGGAGGCTCGCCAAGTGCACACACATTCCTTTTGCTGCCCACAGCCTGAGGCCAGAGGTAGGTGGCTCCAGGCTGGCTGCAGAGTGGGGTCCTCTTTGGTGAAGCCCACAAGCCAGCTGGGGCTACAAGGGAAAAACAACTGTAGGGCAAGGCCTAGGCTGGCTTCAGGTCAATAGCCATGTTTCTTTAAGGACAACATGTAGCAAGAGGAGTAGGGCTCCCCCAGGGAGCATCACATGGGGCCGAGGAGGTGGCTGGGCCAGGGAAGACAAGTAAGAAAAGGGATTGGTGTTTGAAGTTGACTTCCAATTGTTCTGTGTCTAGTCCTTTAgatgatacatttttttctttctgttttcttttttttttttggcaatgcTTTAAAACCTGGTTTCTGTCCTGCAGAGCTACAGTCCTTCTCTCAGGGAGCTACAGCGGGGCATTTAACATGACAATGCCTGCTGCTTTTCCTCATTTAGCCGGTGTCCACTAACTCAGTGTTGTGGGCCATTTGTAAACCCTTATGGAGTAGACCCCAGGCAGACAtgtggggaaagaaagagaggatcTGTATAGACAAGAAAGCTGGCCATGTGGGAAGTACAGAGCTCAAACCATGTGCCCCAGAGGACTGGTGCTGGCATTAAGCCTGTACATCAAAGGCTTCTTTGGCAGGACCCTGGGCTGTTAGAATCACCCTAGGGAGCAGAGCCAGGGGACATTTTGGCTCCTGACTAGCAAGGCACAACCCTATAATGGCAGAAGcccttctttcccctccccattccccaccAGACCCACTTCCTTCATGGGCCTTTTAGCACCCTTCCAAGCTTATGGGGTCAGGAATGTGAGCTGGTAAAATGGGCAGTGGAAGGGGCTGTACTGTTTCTTTACTTCTCAGGGGGACTAGAGCCAGTACTGAATGGCTTTTCTAGGGAGCATGTTAGAAAAGGGAAACAGTagagaggcaggcagagagagacaaagaaaggaaacTAGAAGGACATAAAGGGAGAGTGCCTGGTCTGTGTAgtgatacttttttttccctccaaaaagagaggagagagttCCTTGTCTGAGAGTAGGGGGCTGCCGGCTCTGAGGGCTAAGGAGTCTGGGGGCTTAAAAAATTGGGTCTCTGAGCCTAGGATTACTATTTGTAGGGCCTCAGGAAGCTGGAAACTTTGGAGCGGAGCAGCTTGATGAAGGATTTTGGCAGCATCTCCTTGTGTTTCTCTGTGTACTTGAAGTAGTTCTGGGGGTGGGCTAGCACCTCAAAGAAggccttgatgagcttcttgtccTGCAAAGGATGGCAGGGATCAATGTCAGCCTCAGCGTCGGGGGTGGGAAAGAGGAACACCATGACTCAGCAGCCCTTCTTGATGTCTACTAGGCATCCTACACTGAATATATCCAGAGGGCAACTCTGGATTCCCATTCCCAACATCTGCCCCTATTCTGGAATTCCGCAACTGAGTCAGTGGCAGCTCCATCCTTCTGTTGCTTAGGCCCCAATCCTTGGAGCCATCCTTGAATCCTCTTTCTTGCTTACAAGTATAGCAAATCCTATTcactctaccttcaaaatatgtcTGGGTCTGACCACTTCTTATCATCTtcccaagccaccatcatctctgaCTTGGAGTACTGTagtagcctcctaactggtctccatGTTTCTGTCTTTGTCCCTCCACAGACTCTTctccccacagcagccagagtgactttttgtgtttttaattagttcatctttttcctgtttgaaagtcttctttggtttcttttatcACTCAGAGTAAAGCTGAGTCCCTTGCATGGTCCATAGGCTGAATGTGATCTGTGTCTTGCTTTCCACCTCCACTCTTGCTCCCTCTGTTGAGCCACACTAACCTTCTTGAGATTTCTGAACACACTAAATTGCTCCCATGCTCCTTAGCTTGGAATGCTCCTCCCTCATCTAATGGGGAGCCCTTTTACCTCATTTGGGTCTCTTCTCCTTAGAAACCTTTCCTGACCACCCTGTCTGCAACAGCAGCATGGTATGTGGAGAGcctactaggtgccaggcactgtgcattAAAACTCAGATCTTCTGGCTCCTAGGCTGGTGCTCCTTCCACGGCATCAGTGGATTTTTCAAATAAGAAGTAGGGGTTTCAGCCTCTTACCCCACTTTAATCAGAACAGCTATACTGCTTTATGTGTTGGAATTCCACAGTACATTTGATTTGAATGAAATAAGGGTTcagatgctttaaaaatgtttgaaaagtaTTGTTTAAAGTATATTCTTTGAAGTCTGCAAGTTCTAGGCAATTTTTGTTGTCAAGGCTTTTATTTTGatgataatataaaaaattttgcTACTACTTCTTTGCAATGATAATTTATGAAGGATAATTCTATGACTGTGactatagtttcttttcttttcttttttctttttttttattttagactgAGTCtaactcttgctgcccaggctggagtgcaatggcatgatatcagctcactgcaacctctgcctccccggtccaagcgattctcctgcctcagggtcccgagtagctgggattactgtaggtgcctgccaccacgcccagctaattttttgtatttttagtagagatggggtttcactacgttggccaggctggtctggaactcctgacctcaggcgatctacccgcctgggattacaggcgtgatccactgcgcccagccagactatagtttctttgagacggagtctcgctctgtcacccaggctggagtgcagtggggcgatctcggctcactgcaagctccacctcccaggttcaagcaattctcctgcctcagcctcccgtgtaactgggactacaggcgtcgccacggcacccggctaattttctgtatttttagtagagatggggttttaccgtgttagccaggatggtctcaatctcctgacctcgtgatccacccacctcggcctcccaaagtgctgggattacaggcatgagccaccgggcctggccagaCTATAGTTTCTTAAGGAAGATTTTCTCAAATTGGGATTCACTGACCCAGGGCATCTAGTTCATTCTTCAATGTTGgaagtatttattttccttgtcaAGTCTGTACATAAATTGATTCTGAGAAAGCTGTGCTAGatctgctgctttttttgtttttgtttttttgagacagagtctcactcttgttacccatgcccgagtgcaatggcgccatcttggctcactgcaacctctgcctcctgggttcaagcaattctcctgcctcagccttctgagtagctgggattacaggcgcctgccactgcacccggctaattttgtatttttagtagagacgaggtttcatcatgttggccaggctggtctcaaactcctgacctcatatgatccacccgccttggcctcccaaagtgctgggattacaggcgtgagccacagtgcccagccgaTCTGCTGCTGCTTAATGGGGCCTGGGGAGGGCATAAGGGAAGGAAGGGACTTATGCAAAAGTATCTTTCTATACTTCATTTTCCCTATGTCTCTTGGAAGAGGTAGGTACATTTCTTCTCCtcactttccctttttcttccaaGTTTTCCCCAAGGTGTAATATAGTGTGGGTGACGCTGCAGTCGGATGGGTTTgggctcaaatcccagctttACCATGGGGCAGGTTCTTTAACTCTTTatgccccagttttctcatctgtaatgaGGAATGGAGAAATGGAGGCAATGGAGAAAGCACCTACCTCATAGAGTATTGTGTCTATCAAATGAGAATATTCATGTAAGCACTTAGCATATTGCCTGCACATTGTTTTGTTACATGCTCATTAAATGTTAGCTATCATTATTGTTAATATTCACTCACCTTTAAAATCTCCTGGTGGTTTTCAGAGGCATAGAGCCGGCCATCTCGCACAATGTCTTCTACCAGCTGCTCATAATCTTCTGCAAAGTCAACCAAGGGGAGGGGCTCAGGGGCGGGAGCTCTTCCTGCTCTCCTGGTTCCCTCTCAAAACTGATGTACCTCCCCTTCTCACCCACCTCCTTGGCTCACCATCATAGGTAACATAGGGGATCTGGAAGCCACGGGCGCTGTTGGCCTCGCTTGTCTTGAAGTTGATCCAGAGCTTCCTGGAACGGGCAGTGAAGGCAATGGGGCGCTCGTAGGTCTGGCAGGTCTCATAAGTGGTAATGGAGGATGGGGATGCTGGGAAGGCAAGCAGCATGTCAGTAGAGCAGCAGGGCAGGCTACCCAAGCCCTCCTAGAACGTGGGCTGTAGAGCTGGTGGTGGGGGTATGGGGCAAGAGAATCATTCTGACAAAGGCTCCCccttcacatacacacaccctaCCCCACACCCTCTCCCATTGCCCACTGGGCTCATTCCACAATTCCTCCTTGATACCTGGGCGCTCACATAGTGTAATAAATTTGACATTTAAATGAATAGAATGACAAAAATGCCAGGATAGTAAAGTGACACATGTAACACCATTGGAGTTCTAGCTCCACTGCTAGCTTTCTTAACTCTGTTCTCTATCAAACATGTATCATTGCTGTTTTCCTTTGTTAGCTTCTCTATTCCCAAAGGCCTCTCACTGTTTCACCCTCATAGATCCGTGACTTCACTGCCCCACTTCTTCCTGTatcagtctctctgtctctccacctTAACCAGATTTGGACTGCCCTTCCCTGGCCCAGCTCTGCAAGCCACCCACAGTTCTTTCTCATGACGAGGACGTCCCCACACTCATCCTCAGATGGCAGGAAGATCTCGGGTACCACGATAAGGATCTTGCGCTTGGGTGGGGGGTTGATGTTCCAGATGCACTCCACACCAGCTGGGTAGTTGCCCGGGTAGTTGGGGGACTCAATATAGCCAGTGAACTCACCCAGCTCCCCACCACACTGACGATCTGCAGCCAAGCCCCAAtagataaaataagaaagagaagggaagtcAGTGGGGAAGTGCACTGGGGGAACTGAAGAGTTCTGAAGTAGAGGTCAGACATTTATGAGAAGACTGCATCCTAGTTCATCATTATTTTCCAAGCTCTGGGTCcatcttccttcctgcccttttagtaccttctcttctcacttcaccTGTCTCTGCTTCCTCATTACCTGTCTCCAGGGAGAGGGTGCTACAGGGTCTAGCCTAGCAACTGGCCTTGAGATTGAGTGAGTTGGGGAGAGGTGGAAGGTGGGGCTTTCCTGCCCCTCCACCCCCCAGCCCTGCTCCCTGTTGGTTTCACACCCCTCCTTTAGATGTCCACTGCTCCCAGGCGCCTCTCCTCCCTTTTCCATAGCCTGGCTTGCCACGTACTCTTGCATTGGGCCACACTGGTAGAGCCATCAAAGTCTGTGCTTGTGTTTCCTGGACAGCGGGTGCAGAAGTTCTGACGGAAGTCGGGCTGATAGGAGCCCATGGCACAGCGAATACAGCGATGGATGCTGGTGTTATAGTAGTGCCCTGGGGAGCACTGGACTGCATGCAAGGGAGAAAGGCAGGAATCAAGATGGTGGGCAGGTGGGAGTTATGGGGCATGGGATGGACAGGATACATTCATCTTGGAGAATCAGGAGATCAGATACATCAAAGTTCTTTCTAGGGTCTCAACCTTTCCCAGTCATACCAGAATTTAAGCCCATGGAAAAACAGAGTTTACAGAGTGGTTGGCTACAGTGccaatccttttctttcagacGCTGAGCACAGTGCCAAACCTAGATAGAAACTCATTTGGGATATGCAGGAGAATATGCCACCAGTTCTCCAAAGTGGAGGGGTAAGTGGGACTGTTAATTATCTCTCAGTTCCCAAGCTTGGAACTAGTGGAGGGGCAGGGTGGGTCCTGGAAGCAGGATGGTATGGTTGGTCAGGTAGCTGGGCCTATTACTGGTTTGGAGAAAATGGTGGGTCAGTGTCCACTCTGGGGACCTGGAGAGTTTTTTGGGAGTAGTTGGGGTTGGGGCATCCCCCACGGAGGTGAGTAGCTTACTCACCTTTGGTGTCACAGTCTTGGAAGGAAATGGCCCCTTCATGCTTGGTGGTGAGGCCCCCACCACAAGGGAAGCATAGGGTCCGTCCTGCTTCAGGTTGGTAGGTGCCACGTGGGCATGGCTGACAGGGCTTGAACCCATCTACAGAGTGTTGGCCAGGTGGGCACTGACCTGCAATGAATCAATGGCCCAACTCTGATGGGGATGGTCCTGAATCGTCCACATGGGGTCACCCGATCTCAGAGGGCAAAGGTATACAAACAGGATGTTGACTAAGAGAGTGGCCTGGAGCCTGGGCCTGCCTTTTGGGAAATCCCATGCCCATGGGCGTCCCAGTGCCCACCCTACCCCACTCTGTATTTGTTCCCCTGGCACCTGCACACGTGGTGACGTTGGTGGCTCCAAGAGGCCCGTGGGCATCACTCCCAGGGCAAAGGTCGCAGGAGAGCTGCCCTTCTCTCTCCTGGAAGGTGCCCGCTGGGCATGGCACACACTGCTCCGTCTGGCCGTGGTAATACGTTCCCTGCGGGCAGCTGACTGAGGGAGAGTCGGCCGTGCTAGCCACCCACCCCCGCAATTCCCACCACCCAGGCCTGGGActccccttcccactcccccCCACAACCCCTAATTCAGGGAGAATCTCTGGGAACAAACACAATCCTACTTGGGGGGATAGGAGGGCCAGAGCCGTGTGCAGGAGGATTGCCGGCCCCACCTGGCATCCTTCTAGATTTCAGCCTGGGACCAGGGAAGGGAGCATCCTGGCTGCCTCATAATTTGAGAAATGCAACTGAGGCCACAAAGGGTCCTGCTCTGAGCCAGGCCCAAACTGGGTCCTTCCTATATCCCTGCTCCCCAGTAAGCTCCCTTACCACACTTGGCCCCAGCACGGTGCTGCCCAGGCCTACAGGACTCCATCGGCTCTGCTCGCTCCCCGGCTACCAGGCCCGGCTTGTGGGCCAGCTCATAATCAAGGCCTGCCAGGCGCAGCAGGAAGCGGTCCTGGTTGATGGACTTTCTGAGCATCTTCAGGGATCCTTTCAGCCGCCGTTCCATTCGCTGTCGGAGGCAGGGCAGCCCACAGCTGGCTGGTGGTGGATGGCCATGTGTattggggaggaggagaaagagttgCTGTGAGCAGGAGGGCAGGGGAGCAAAGCTGGGAGCTAAGAGGGGCATGGTAAGAGGGACTAGCTTTTAGGCTTGGCACCAGGCAGGGTCTGCCCCTAGTACAGGCTCCATCCCTTCTTTTTGCTGCTGAGGCCTGTGGTTTCCCCACCTCTGCCCTCCCCTTCCAGTCCTCTTCCCAACAGTGCCCCCAGTCCCACCTGTGGTTTCTTCGCTTCTGACCTCTGCCTCCAGTTCCAGGGTGAGCCTTGTGACCTCTTTGCCTGGAGGGGTCCGGGCTCGTCGGCCCTTGCCCTTCCGAGCGGAGTCACACTTAAGGTGGATGAAGGTGACCTGGCATTCAGAGCAGGGGGCACCACCTGGGAGAGATGCCTTGTCAACCCCAGGGACATCCCCTGGAAAGTTCTCATTCCCAGCCCAGACAGACCTCCCCAGATCTCTTAACTGTAACTATCTCTCAATCCTGTTTTAGTCTAGGGTCCTAATTAGTTGGTGGAGAGGAATAGCGTGGGACTTCCTTGGCTGCTATGCCTACAGCTGCTCTTTCCTCTGTTCTGCCTAGAGTTCAGGATGCTGGTGGGTTTTTGAAAGAGATCTCACTAATCAGAGGAGCTGAGGGGTAAGGAGGGTTTAGTGGCCAGATAGCCAATTGGAATGGGGTCCCCAGTCCAAACCTGGCCCTGCGATTCTGCCAGCCTCCTCTGTTTTGCCTTTGTTTCGCAGGTGCAAACGGCATTTGGCATCCTTGATCTTGAAGGAGGCCCGTTGTTTAATGGACAGCACTGCAGCCTCTAGAGGGATGGTAGAAACTCAGCACAGTATGGGATGCCCATGGAGGTCAGAGGTGCCATGGGGGATGTTGAGAAGCTGGGCAATAAGCCAGGGGCTTGGCTGGGGGAGTGAGATTATGAAAGCCAAGGGGATCAGCTGTTAGGGCAGAGGGAGTGAGGGAGCAGGGGTGGAGAATTACAGGGCAAAAAAGAGGATCCAGGAGAAAGGCAGGCCAGGGGATTgatgaagaacaaaaataaaggatTAATGTTAAGAGAGTAGGGTGGGAACAGGGCTTCTGGGCTGGTGCTCACCATGGCATTGGTTGGAGTTCGTGCTGTTCCCATTGTGGCCAGCTCGGGCTGGAGcagccctggggctgggggtCCCACAGCTCACCGTGAAGCCATTCTCAGACTCTGAGAGAAAGAGCCTGTCACAGTTCTGACCTGCCTTCCCAATCCCCACTGGCTGGAGGAATCCAAAGGGAACGAAGGAGCTGCCTGAATGGCCAgtccttcctcttttctcctccaaagcTCTCCAGCACCCTCCTCCCATGTACCTGGCAAAAACCGGGCCATGGAGGGACAGGTCAGGGCACAGGTATCCTTCTTGCCAGACCGGTTGCAGCTGAGCATGGCTTTCGAGGCCCCAGGACTGCCCTGACACTTCAGTGGCTCTAGGAAGGGGAGAGAGGCCTGAGCAAATGAGTACATTCCTTTCCCACCCTCTCCCTCAGTTGGGTAATTTGGAGGAATCAGCTACTTGCATAACTATTGTTGTACCCATGGAGACTGATGATGGGATTGTTTACTACAAATTTCATGTCTTTAACTCAAAATGGCTACATTCTCCACCCTTTCACACCTCACACCTTTCCCCAAGATGATACTGTATGTTTTCTAGAACCCCAACTGCCCCCTGAAACTGCAGTGTCATCTTTGGTCAGCAGAGGGCACTGCCCACCTGTGCAATCTTTGCCATTCCAGTGCAGCCGGCCCTGGCCTGCTGGGCAGGTACACTGGTAGCTGCCAGCAGTGTTGATGCAGCCAAAGCGGCAACCTCCCCGGTTGATGCTGCATTCATCCACATCTGGGGGAAGGAGTAGGGAGACAGAAAAACAACGATGGAGTTTGAGGAAGAGCCAGAGAGTGGGCAGTGAGTGAGGGCCTTTGGTTAGAGTTCCAGGTACCCTGCGTTatgcaagatgagtaagttcgAGAGATCTACTGTACAACAATGTGCCTATAGATAACAATACTGTAGTGTACACTTAAAAacttaagagggtagatctcatgttaaatattcttacaatttaaaaaagttaaaaaggtatTCTAGGCACTGTAAGATGACTACTGGCTTGAGAAGAGCTCAAACCTCCTTCCGTTATCTCTGTCCCCAAAGGAATGATCGAGAAGGGGCCAAGCCGATAAGCTTTTTAAAGCCTTCCACTCCTCCCAGCCAGTGAGACTGTCATTTGGGAGCTGAGAGTGGGGTTTCAGGGACAGTTATAGGAATGGGAGATAGGAATTTTGGAGGCAGGATGCTGTTTCCCCAGTCTCCCAGTTCTTCAAAAGCTGTCTTAATTCCTCCTATTTTGTCACAGTGGATGAATACATGGTGCATGCACCAGGGATTGCCCATAGCCACAAGCCAACACAGGGACCTGTTCAGTTGGAGGGTGAAGAGGTGAGGGGCCAGGGTGGCTGGGGGTGCAAGCTTACTAGCTTACCCCCACAGTGGGTGACACCATACAACAGGTAGCCACGATGGCAGAGACACTGGAAGCTTCCTGGTGTGTTGACACATATGTGGTCACAGGTTCGATCAAAGGAACACTCGTCTATATCTGGAAGAGCAAAGATTCAAGCCACTGAATCTGTCTTGGAGCACTTGAGCCTTGCTCAGGTGAAGGACCCAAGTGAGGGGCCTTGGCTCTCCCCCTTGAACTGAAGAGTCCCTATTCACGTCCTTGCTCTAGGACCAGTGATTTAACAATGCCAGTCCATCTTCTCTGCCCCCTCTATTGGAGTCCTTGGAATTAGGAACTGCAAGATCTAGTGCCTTTAAGTCAGGGCCCACCATGTGTGGTTA from the Macaca mulatta isolate MMU2019108-1 chromosome 4, T2T-MMU8v2.0, whole genome shotgun sequence genome contains:
- the SCUBE3 gene encoding signal peptide, CUB and EGF-like domain-containing protein 3 isoform X8, with the protein product MGSGRVPGLCLLVLLVHARAAQYSKAAQDVDECVEGTDNCHIDAICQNTPRSYKCICKSGYTGDGKHCKDVDECEREDNAGCVHDCVNIPGNYRCTCYDGFHLAHDGHNCLDVDECAEGNGGCQQSCVNMMGSYECHCREGFFLSDNQHTCIQRPEGMNCMNKNHGCAHICRETPKGGIACECRPGFELTKNQRDCKLTCNYGNGGCQHTCDDTEQGPRCGCHVKFVLHTDGKTCIETCAVNNGGCDSKCHDAATGVHCTCPVGFMLQPDRKTCKDIDECRLNNGGCDHICRNTVGSFECSCKKGYKLLINERNCQDIDECSFDRTCDHICVNTPGSFQCLCHRGYLLYGVTHCGDVDECSINRGGCRFGCINTAGSYQCTCPAGQGRLHWNGKDCTEPLKCQGSPGASKAMLSCNRSGKKDTCALTCPSMARFLPESENGFTVSCGTPSPRAAPARAGHNGNSTNSNQCHEAAVLSIKQRASFKIKDAKCRLHLRNKGKTEEAGRIAGPGGAPCSECQVTFIHLKCDSARKGKGRRARTPPGKEVTRLTLELEAEVRSEETTASCGLPCLRQRMERRLKGSLKMLRKSINQDRFLLRLAGLDYELAHKPGLVAGERAEPMESCRPGQHRAGAKCGQCPPGQHSVDGFKPCQPCPRGTYQPEAGRTLCFPCGGGLTTKHEGAISFQDCDTKVQCSPGHYYNTSIHRCIRCAMGSYQPDFRQNFCTRCPGNTSTDFDGSTSVAQCKNRQCGGELGEFTGYIESPNYPGNYPAGVECIWNINPPPKRKILIVVPEIFLPSEDECGDVLVMRKNSSPSSITTYETCQTYERPIAFTARSRKLWINFKTSEANSARGFQIPYVTYDEDYEQLVEDIVRDGRLYASENHQEILKDKKLIKAFFEVLAHPQNYFKYTEKHKEMLPKSFIKLLRSKVSSFLRPYK
- the SCUBE3 gene encoding signal peptide, CUB and EGF-like domain-containing protein 3 isoform X5; the encoded protein is MGSGRVPGLCLLVLLVHARAAQYSKAAQDVDECVEGTDNCHIDAICQNTPRSYKCICKSGYTGDGKHCKDVDECEREDNAGCVHDCVNIPGNYRCTCYDGFHLAHDGHNCLDVDECAEGNGGCQQSCVNMMGSYECHCREGFFLSDNQHTCIQRPEEGMNCMNKNHGCAHICRETPKGGIACECRPGFELTKNQRDCKLTCNYGNGGCQHTCDDTEQGPRCGCHVKFVLHTDGKTCIGERRLEQHIPTQAVSNETCAVNNGGCDSKCHDAATGVHCTCPVGFMLQPDRKTCKDIDECRLNNGGCDHICRNTVGSFECSCKKGYKLLINERNCQDIDECSFDRTCDHICVNTPGSFQCLCHRGYLLYGVTHCGDVDECSINRGGCRFGCINTAGSYQCTCPAGQGRLHWNGKDCTEPLKCQGSPGASKAMLSCNRSGKKDTCALTCPSMARFLPESENGFTVSCGTPSPRAAPARAGHNGNSTNSNQCHEAAVLSIKQRASFKIKDAKCRLHLRNKGKTEEAGRIAGPGGAPCSECQVTFIHLKCDSARKGKGRRARTPPGKEVTRLTLELEAEVRSEETTASCGLPCLRQRMERRLKGSLKMLRKSINQDRFLLRLAGLDYELAHKPGLVAGERAEPMESCRPGQHRAGAKCVSCPQGTYYHGQTEQCVPCPAGTFQEREGQLSCDLCPGSDAHGPLGATNVTTCAGQCPPGQHSVDGFKPCQPCPRGTYQPEAGRTLCFPCGGGLTTKHEGAISFQDCDTKVQCSPGHYYNTSIHRCIRCAMGSYQPDFRQNFCTRCPGNTSTDFDGSTSVAQCKNRQCGGELGEFTGYIESPNYPGNYPAGVECIWNINPPPKRKILIVVPEIFLPSEDECGDVLVMRKNSSPSSITTYETCQTYERPIAFTARSRKLWINFKTSEANSARGFQIPYVTYDEDYEQLVEDIVRDGRLYASENHQEILKVSEY
- the SCUBE3 gene encoding signal peptide, CUB and EGF-like domain-containing protein 3 isoform X2; this encodes MGSGRVPGLCLLVLLVHARAAQYSKAAQDVDECVEGTDNCHIDAICQNTPRSYKCICKSGYTGDGKHCKDVDECEREDNAGCVHDCVNIPGNYRCTCYDGFHLAHDGHNCLDVDECAEGNGGCQQSCVNMMGSYECHCREGFFLSDNQHTCIQRPEGMNCMNKNHGCAHICRETPKGGIACECRPGFELTKNQRDCKLTCNYGNGGCQHTCDDTEQGPRCGCHVKFVLHTDGKTCIGERRLEQHIPTQAVSNETCAVNNGGCDSKCHDAATGVHCTCPVGFMLQPDRKTCKDIDECRLNNGGCDHICRNTVGSFECSCKKGYKLLINERNCQDIDECSFDRTCDHICVNTPGSFQCLCHRGYLLYGVTHCGDVDECSINRGGCRFGCINTAGSYQCTCPAGQGRLHWNGKDCTEPLKCQGSPGASKAMLSCNRSGKKDTCALTCPSMARFLPESENGFTVSCGTPSPRAAPARAGHNGNSTNSNQCHEAAVLSIKQRASFKIKDAKCRLHLRNKGKTEEAGRIAGPGGAPCSECQVTFIHLKCDSARKGKGRRARTPPGKEVTRLTLELEAEVRSEETTASCGLPCLRQRMERRLKGSLKMLRKSINQDRFLLRLAGLDYELAHKPGLVAGERAEPMESCRPGQHRAGAKCVSCPQGTYYHGQTEQCVPCPAGTFQEREGQLSCDLCPGSDAHGPLGATNVTTCAGQCPPGQHSVDGFKPCQPCPRGTYQPEAGRTLCFPCGGGLTTKHEGAISFQDCDTKVQCSPGHYYNTSIHRCIRCAMGSYQPDFRQNFCTRCPGNTSTDFDGSTSVAQCKNRQCGGELGEFTGYIESPNYPGNYPAGVECIWNINPPPKRKILIVVPEIFLPSEDECGDVLVMRKNSSPSSITTYETCQTYERPIAFTARSRKLWINFKTSEANSARGFQIPYVTYDEDYEQLVEDIVRDGRLYASENHQEILKDKKLIKAFFEVLAHPQNYFKYTEKHKEMLPKSFIKLLRSKVSSFLRPYK
- the SCUBE3 gene encoding signal peptide, CUB and EGF-like domain-containing protein 3 isoform X7, whose protein sequence is MGSGRVPGLCLLVLLVHARAAQYSKAAQDVDECVEGTDNCHIDAICQNTPRSYKCICKSGYTGDGKHCKDVDECEREDNAGCVHDCVNIPGNYRCTCYDGFHLAHDGHNCLDVDECAEGNGGCQQSCVNMMGSYECHCREGFFLSDNQHTCIQRPEEGMNCMNKNHGCAHICRETPKGGIACECRPGFELTKNQRDCKLTCNYGNGGCQHTCDDTEQGPRCGCHVKFVLHTDGKTCIETCAVNNGGCDSKCHDAATGVHCTCPVGFMLQPDRKTCKDIDECRLNNGGCDHICRNTVGSFECSCKKGYKLLINERNCQDIDECSFDRTCDHICVNTPGSFQCLCHRGYLLYGVTHCGDVDECSINRGGCRFGCINTAGSYQCTCPAGQGRLHWNGKDCTEPLKCQGSPGASKAMLSCNRSGKKDTCALTCPSMARFLPESENGFTVSCGTPSPRAAPARAGHNGNSTNSNQCHEAAVLSIKQRASFKIKDAKCRLHLRNKGKTEEAGRIAGPGGAPCSECQVTFIHLKCDSARKGKGRRARTPPGKEVTRLTLELEAEVRSEETTASCGLPCLRQRMERRLKGSLKMLRKSINQDRFLLRLAGLDYELAHKPGLVAGERAEPMESCRPGQHRAGAKCGQCPPGQHSVDGFKPCQPCPRGTYQPEAGRTLCFPCGGGLTTKHEGAISFQDCDTKVQCSPGHYYNTSIHRCIRCAMGSYQPDFRQNFCTRCPGNTSTDFDGSTSVAQCKNRQCGGELGEFTGYIESPNYPGNYPAGVECIWNINPPPKRKILIVVPEIFLPSEDECGDVLVMRKNSSPSSITTYETCQTYERPIAFTARSRKLWINFKTSEANSARGFQIPYVTYDEDYEQLVEDIVRDGRLYASENHQEILKDKKLIKAFFEVLAHPQNYFKYTEKHKEMLPKSFIKLLRSKVSSFLRPYK